A DNA window from Guyparkeria halophila contains the following coding sequences:
- a CDS encoding cation:proton antiporter has product MHDTILLSLTAIVVLGIAAQWLAWRVKVPAILFLLLIGITLGPAFDLLNPDELFGDLLFPIVSLAVGVILFEGSLTLRFREIQGVSSTIVRMVSLGAVISWGVAATAAHWFVGLGWPIAFLFGALVVVTGPTVIAPLLRIVRPSPRVSKILRWEAIIIDPIGALLAVLVYEFIVTQSQTGAAGLGGVVLPFLELVGLGIVLGVAGGWLLGQLLARHALPDYLINVTVLAAVLAVFTASNVLAEESGLLAVTVMGIWLANMRGVPLDDILHFKETLSILFISGLFILLAARIDPATLSQVGFGALLVLAAIVFVAQPLKVWLSAIGSGLNWREKTMIAWIGPRGIVAAAVSGLFALKLVEQGLEGAEVIVPLTFIIIVGTVVLASLTARPLARALDIALPEDHGVLIVGANRVTREIAKVLKKHGFRVVMADGNYSEIRQARMDGLETYYGNPVSEAADRKLDLVGIGQMFAMSAQSEVNNLAAVRYRHEFGQSNVFVLQTPQEVAGSDNQRITTQFNARGLFREDVSLGHLFRLVEAGAELFSTRLTENFGYSEYLAHYEGRGELLFGITPNGNLRPLSDELSQRPGPGWVLIGLYEPSADADRPAPREGAAAPSGGGERLPG; this is encoded by the coding sequence ATGCACGACACGATTCTTCTTTCCCTGACCGCCATCGTGGTGCTGGGCATCGCCGCCCAGTGGCTCGCTTGGCGAGTGAAGGTGCCGGCGATCCTGTTCCTTTTGCTGATCGGTATCACGCTCGGACCAGCCTTTGACCTGCTCAACCCCGACGAGTTGTTCGGTGACCTGCTGTTCCCGATCGTGTCGTTGGCCGTCGGCGTGATCCTGTTCGAGGGCAGCCTGACCCTGCGGTTTCGGGAAATACAGGGCGTCTCCTCCACCATCGTCCGCATGGTCTCGCTGGGGGCGGTGATTTCCTGGGGGGTGGCGGCCACCGCGGCGCACTGGTTTGTCGGGCTGGGCTGGCCGATCGCCTTCCTGTTCGGCGCGCTGGTGGTGGTGACGGGGCCGACGGTGATCGCGCCGCTGCTGCGCATCGTTCGTCCCAGCCCGCGGGTCAGCAAGATCCTGCGTTGGGAGGCGATCATCATTGATCCGATCGGTGCCTTGCTCGCCGTGCTCGTCTACGAATTCATCGTTACCCAGTCGCAGACTGGGGCGGCGGGCCTCGGTGGGGTGGTGCTGCCGTTCCTGGAGCTGGTCGGGCTGGGCATCGTGCTGGGTGTCGCGGGTGGCTGGCTGCTCGGCCAGTTGCTGGCGCGTCATGCCCTGCCGGACTACCTGATCAACGTGACCGTGCTGGCCGCCGTGTTGGCTGTCTTCACCGCCTCCAACGTGCTCGCCGAGGAATCCGGGTTGCTGGCGGTGACCGTGATGGGCATCTGGCTGGCCAACATGCGCGGCGTGCCGCTCGACGACATCCTGCATTTCAAGGAAACCCTGAGCATCCTGTTCATCTCCGGGTTGTTCATCCTGCTGGCGGCCCGCATCGATCCGGCCACCCTGAGTCAGGTGGGCTTCGGGGCGTTGCTGGTGCTCGCCGCGATCGTGTTCGTCGCCCAGCCGCTGAAGGTCTGGTTGTCGGCGATCGGCAGCGGGTTGAATTGGCGCGAGAAGACCATGATCGCCTGGATCGGGCCGCGCGGTATCGTCGCCGCGGCCGTCTCGGGCCTGTTTGCGCTCAAGCTGGTCGAACAGGGACTCGAGGGCGCCGAGGTGATCGTGCCGCTGACCTTCATCATTATCGTCGGCACCGTGGTGCTGGCCTCGCTGACCGCCCGTCCGCTGGCAAGGGCCCTGGATATCGCGCTGCCCGAGGATCACGGTGTGCTGATCGTTGGCGCCAATCGCGTCACGCGCGAGATCGCCAAGGTGCTGAAAAAACATGGCTTTCGCGTGGTGATGGCCGATGGCAACTACAGCGAGATCCGCCAGGCGCGCATGGACGGGCTGGAGACCTATTACGGCAACCCCGTCTCCGAGGCGGCCGACCGCAAGCTGGACCTGGTCGGTATCGGCCAGATGTTCGCCATGTCGGCGCAGTCGGAAGTCAACAATCTCGCGGCGGTGCGCTATCGCCACGAGTTCGGTCAGTCGAACGTCTTCGTGCTGCAGACCCCGCAGGAGGTGGCCGGGTCGGACAACCAGCGGATCACCACCCAGTTCAATGCCCGCGGCCTGTTCCGCGAGGACGTGTCGTTGGGACACCTGTTTCGCCTGGTGGAGGCCGGTGCCGAGCTGTTCAGCACCCGCCTGACCGAGAACTTCGGCTACAGCGAATACCTCGCCCATTACGAGGGGCGCGGTGAGTTGCTGTTCGGCATCACGCCCAACGGCAACCTGCGGCCCCTGAGTGACGAACTCAGCCAGCGGCCGGGGCCGGGCTGGGTCCTGATCGGGCTGTACGAGCCATCCGCCGACGCCGATCGGCCTGCTCCTCGCGAAGGGGCGGCTGCGCCGTCTGGTGGTGGGGAGCGTCTGCCGGGTTGA
- a CDS encoding spermidine synthase has protein sequence MKPQVLERMNDAHGPIEVIEQGGEVALQFGNPTAQSAWRPEQPEQLCFAYYRAMMLPLALHPHPARIGLLGFGGGVLAKFLLEHTESSIHAVDLRPALGPIAARHFGLDLDHPRLDLRFADVSSPDWEPTAPLDVVLIDLFDQDGMIRLPDETVARLNAAIAPGGIICLNLWRNHMPAVVEAHRQLSAHFHPDALVAHVPDKLNTVMTYRREAWQPGDLENGLRRLTQESAPLRRAQAQAWQWLQPLRGQRR, from the coding sequence ATGAAGCCCCAGGTGCTCGAACGAATGAACGACGCCCACGGCCCCATCGAGGTGATCGAGCAGGGCGGCGAGGTCGCGCTCCAGTTCGGCAATCCCACCGCGCAGTCGGCGTGGCGCCCGGAGCAGCCGGAGCAACTCTGCTTCGCCTACTACCGGGCCATGATGCTGCCGCTGGCGCTGCATCCGCACCCCGCCCGTATCGGGCTGCTGGGGTTTGGGGGCGGCGTCCTGGCGAAGTTTCTTCTCGAACATACCGAGTCTAGCATCCACGCCGTCGATCTGCGCCCCGCCCTCGGTCCCATTGCCGCACGTCACTTCGGGCTGGACCTCGACCACCCCCGGCTGGACCTGCGGTTTGCCGACGTCAGCTCGCCGGACTGGGAGCCGACGGCGCCCCTGGATGTCGTGCTGATCGACCTGTTCGACCAGGACGGCATGATCCGCCTGCCGGATGAAACGGTCGCCCGCCTTAACGCGGCGATCGCCCCCGGCGGCATCATCTGCCTCAACCTGTGGCGCAATCACATGCCGGCGGTGGTCGAGGCCCATCGGCAACTCTCGGCCCATTTCCACCCGGACGCCCTGGTCGCCCACGTGCCGGACAAACTCAACACCGTGATGACCTACCGGCGGGAGGCCTGGCAGCCCGGCGATCTGGAGAACGGCCTGCGGCGGCTCACCCAGGAAAGCGCGCCACTGCGCCGCGCCCAGGCGCAGGCATGGCAATGGCTGCAACCCCTCCGGGGTCAGCGTCGATAG
- a CDS encoding DUF1244 domain-containing protein produces the protein MDSSNRDQLEAAAFRRLVAHLQERTDVQNIDLMNLAGFCRNCLSRWLREEAEKQGIDLADAEAREHVYGMPYEEWKARYQK, from the coding sequence ATCGACTCCAGCAACCGTGATCAGCTCGAGGCCGCCGCCTTCCGCCGGCTGGTGGCCCATCTGCAGGAACGCACCGACGTGCAGAACATCGACCTGATGAACCTGGCCGGCTTCTGCCGCAACTGCCTGTCTCGCTGGCTGCGCGAGGAGGCCGAGAAACAAGGCATCGACCTGGCGGATGCCGAGGCGCGCGAACACGTCTACGGCATGCCCTACGAGGAGTGGAAGGCCCGCTACCAGAAATAA
- a CDS encoding BolA/IbaG family iron-sulfur metabolism protein translates to MTDNEIIELIQAELPDARVRPDGEGCNFRIAVTSSAFVGKSLLQQHQILNRILKPSLDSGELHAVTYDTRTPDS, encoded by the coding sequence ATGACCGACAACGAGATCATCGAGCTGATCCAGGCCGAACTGCCCGACGCCCGCGTACGTCCGGACGGTGAAGGCTGCAATTTCCGCATCGCCGTGACCAGCAGCGCCTTTGTCGGCAAATCCCTGCTGCAGCAGCACCAGATCCTCAATCGCATTCTCAAGCCGTCGCTTGATTCGGGCGAGCTGCATGCCGTCACCTACGACACGCGCACGCCCGACAGCTGA
- a CDS encoding ribonuclease D: MNHEHPQVRFVTRPEELAALIEAMNMAHYLPLDTEFVRERTYFPQLALLQIATTDTVWLVDPIAGLDLTPFWHELVVRDTPVVLHAGDQDLDLILTAAGRLPPQVFDTQVAAELLGIGGQLSYAALTEALLGTRLDKGETRSDWLARPLSETQLNYAVQDVAQLHALYPRLEQRLDETGRRDWMTEEMARQCDPARFTPSDEQRWQKIRGVQTLNRAGLAVLQVLAAWRERLAREQDRPRRWVWGDQAMLDLAHAIARQAAKAEQAPSAAAITDQIARARSPFGRDSSAQDKLGQEIAAALGGDCADWPRLSRPPAMPPAQRELVKSRQSKLVALAEEQAISPSRLATSAELRQQLANPDRPSRLTQGWRAQLLAPILQAPD, translated from the coding sequence ATGAACCACGAGCACCCCCAGGTCCGTTTCGTCACCCGCCCCGAGGAGCTCGCCGCGCTGATCGAGGCCATGAACATGGCCCACTACCTGCCGCTGGACACCGAGTTCGTCCGCGAGCGCACCTACTTTCCCCAGCTCGCCCTGCTGCAGATCGCCACCACCGATACCGTCTGGCTGGTCGACCCGATCGCCGGGCTTGACCTCACCCCTTTCTGGCATGAGTTGGTCGTGCGTGACACACCGGTGGTCCTGCACGCCGGCGACCAGGACCTCGATCTGATCCTCACGGCCGCCGGGCGACTGCCGCCGCAGGTGTTCGACACCCAGGTCGCCGCCGAACTGCTCGGCATCGGCGGCCAATTGAGTTACGCCGCCCTCACCGAGGCCCTGCTCGGCACCCGCCTGGACAAGGGCGAGACACGCAGCGACTGGCTCGCCCGCCCCCTGAGTGAGACACAGCTGAACTACGCCGTGCAGGACGTCGCCCAGCTCCACGCCCTCTACCCGCGACTCGAACAACGGCTGGACGAGACCGGGCGCCGCGACTGGATGACCGAAGAAATGGCACGGCAATGCGACCCGGCCCGCTTCACCCCCTCCGACGAGCAGCGCTGGCAAAAGATCCGCGGCGTCCAGACCCTTAACCGGGCCGGCCTGGCGGTGCTGCAGGTCCTTGCGGCCTGGCGGGAACGACTGGCGCGCGAACAGGACCGGCCACGCCGCTGGGTATGGGGCGATCAGGCCATGCTGGACTTGGCCCACGCCATCGCGCGGCAGGCCGCCAAGGCCGAGCAAGCGCCGAGCGCGGCGGCGATCACCGACCAGATCGCTCGTGCGCGATCCCCGTTTGGCCGGGACTCGAGCGCCCAAGACAAGTTAGGACAGGAGATTGCCGCCGCCCTGGGTGGCGATTGCGCCGACTGGCCGCGGCTGTCGCGTCCGCCGGCGATGCCGCCAGCGCAGCGCGAACTGGTAAAATCCCGGCAGTCGAAGCTGGTCGCCCTCGCCGAGGAGCAGGCCATCAGCCCTTCGCGGCTGGCCACCAGCGCCGAACTCAGACAACAGCTGGCCAATCCGGATCGGCCATCAAGGCTCACGCAGGGCTGGCGCGCCCAACTGCTCGCCCCAATCCTGCAGGCACCCGACTGA
- a CDS encoding peptidylprolyl isomerase, whose product MIDAGRRLAATALAIALAAALALAALPAAADTQVRLNTSHGAILVELFDEQAPATVDNFLAYVRDGFYADTIFHRVIPGFVVQVGGYTADFERKATRAPIENEADNGLKNRRGTLSMARTNDPDSATSQFFINLADNDFLDRATGKPGYAVFGRVIEGLDTVEAIAAIPTGAAGPFRQDVPRETVRIESADIVEPAE is encoded by the coding sequence ATGATTGATGCCGGCCGCCGTCTCGCGGCCACCGCCCTGGCCATCGCCTTGGCCGCCGCGCTGGCACTCGCCGCCCTGCCGGCAGCCGCCGACACCCAGGTGCGGCTGAATACCAGCCACGGGGCCATCCTCGTCGAGCTGTTCGACGAACAGGCCCCGGCCACGGTCGACAACTTCCTCGCCTATGTCCGTGACGGCTTCTATGCGGACACCATCTTCCACCGCGTGATCCCGGGCTTCGTCGTCCAGGTTGGCGGCTATACCGCCGACTTCGAACGCAAGGCCACTCGGGCACCGATCGAGAACGAGGCCGACAACGGCCTGAAGAATCGGCGCGGCACGCTGTCGATGGCGCGCACCAACGACCCGGATTCGGCCACTTCGCAGTTCTTCATCAATCTCGCCGACAACGACTTCCTCGACCGCGCGACTGGCAAGCCCGGCTACGCCGTGTTCGGCCGCGTGATCGAGGGGCTGGACACCGTCGAGGCGATCGCCGCCATCCCGACCGGCGCAGCGGGTCCGTTCCGTCAGGACGTGCCCCGCGAGACCGTGCGGATCGAGTCGGCGGACATCGTCGAGCCGGCCGAATAA
- the dksA gene encoding RNA polymerase-binding protein DksA, which produces MAVELPEGYKPSEDEEYMNPMQLEYFRQKLLTWRDQLMTESDSTINHLREENWQEPDINDRATLESDAALELRTRDRYRKLINKIDKALKRINDGDYGFCEETGDEIGLKRLEARPIATLTIEAQERHERLERVQRDD; this is translated from the coding sequence ATGGCAGTTGAACTCCCGGAAGGTTACAAGCCCTCGGAAGACGAGGAATACATGAACCCGATGCAGCTGGAGTATTTCCGGCAAAAGCTCCTGACCTGGCGCGACCAGTTGATGACCGAGTCGGACTCGACCATCAATCACCTGCGCGAAGAAAACTGGCAGGAGCCGGACATCAACGACCGCGCCACGCTGGAATCCGACGCCGCGCTCGAGCTGCGCACCCGCGATCGCTATCGCAAGCTGATCAACAAGATCGACAAGGCGCTCAAGCGCATCAACGATGGCGATTACGGCTTCTGCGAGGAGACCGGTGACGAAATCGGCCTCAAGCGCCTGGAGGCCCGCCCGATCGCCACCCTGACGATCGAGGCCCAGGAGCGCCACGAACGCCTCGAGCGTGTCCAGCGCGATGATTGA
- a CDS encoding energy transducer TonB, which yields MPTKGTTRERHRRPDGLAATPALGSSWVLPIAIGLAVLAHVGLLLLEITRPEVEQRPVIEITLDAPQAERNVDAGRETDTLNRELPADPMLAGQRGPDSPTDTLKEDGQGPQQEGAWAASDTPRHLSTQDQIDQLYEQVNAALRTGYATSRTQGGPAGRYLARWKRQVEAYGNQHYPDALVQQNLSGQVILEVTIGKGGHVLNLAIRRSSGNPILDNAARNLLQAAAPYPTFPDELAARHDRLVITRTWVFTSDRRLLDEATSP from the coding sequence ATGCCAACCAAGGGAACGACACGAGAACGCCACCGCCGCCCCGACGGGCTTGCCGCGACGCCCGCGCTGGGCTCGTCTTGGGTTTTGCCGATCGCGATCGGGCTTGCCGTGCTGGCCCACGTGGGCCTGCTACTGCTCGAAATCACCCGCCCCGAAGTGGAACAGCGCCCGGTCATCGAGATCACCCTTGACGCCCCCCAGGCCGAACGCAACGTCGATGCCGGTCGTGAAACCGACACCCTCAACCGGGAGTTGCCGGCCGACCCGATGCTCGCCGGACAGCGTGGTCCGGACAGTCCGACCGATACCCTCAAGGAGGACGGACAGGGCCCGCAGCAGGAAGGCGCCTGGGCGGCGAGCGACACGCCGCGCCACCTCTCCACCCAGGACCAGATCGACCAACTCTACGAGCAGGTCAATGCCGCCCTGCGCACCGGTTACGCCACCAGCCGCACGCAAGGCGGACCGGCCGGACGCTATCTCGCACGCTGGAAGCGCCAGGTCGAGGCATACGGCAATCAACATTACCCCGACGCCCTGGTGCAGCAGAACCTCTCGGGGCAGGTGATCCTCGAGGTGACTATCGGCAAGGGAGGTCACGTACTCAACCTCGCCATTCGCCGGTCGTCCGGCAACCCGATCCTCGACAACGCCGCCCGCAACCTCCTGCAGGCGGCCGCCCCCTACCCGACGTTCCCCGACGAACTGGCCGCCCGGCACGACCGGCTGGTGATAACCCGCACCTGGGTGTTCACCAGCGACCGACGCCTGCTCGACGAGGCGACAAGCCCTTGA
- a CDS encoding FAD:protein FMN transferase, giving the protein MIDRRRRALLGGLAGLPLASLPGCAGEPTFTQAGFTVFGQVWTLRFADTPTEQVNAAVNAAQGIVEPLYRRLHPWRDSELTRLNRQLAEHGEAAASAEVRALIRAARPLFEASHGRFDPSIGGLIALWGFHRDAGDTPITPPAESVLDAWLADAPSLDDVRIDDERVITTNPRVQFDFNALAEGFAAEQVLDALKTAGITDCLLDSGGDLYTLGQAGRRDWQLGIRDPRGDPRGRETLGGVRVSGPHALCSSGSYERRLRYRGKRFGHIIDPLTARPTRHNSGTTVLGRDPVIADGAATALMLLSPAEAEQFARHLGLDGILLVTENGRPWRDAGMQSAMSTTPAGRAIDWHTP; this is encoded by the coding sequence ATGATCGACCGGCGCCGGCGCGCGCTGCTCGGCGGGCTGGCCGGCCTGCCGCTGGCAAGCCTGCCCGGCTGCGCCGGCGAACCGACCTTCACCCAGGCGGGCTTTACGGTCTTCGGCCAGGTCTGGACCCTGCGCTTCGCCGACACCCCCACCGAGCAGGTCAATGCCGCCGTTAATGCCGCCCAGGGCATCGTCGAGCCGCTCTACCGTCGCCTGCACCCCTGGCGCGACAGCGAACTGACCCGCCTCAACCGCCAGCTGGCCGAACACGGCGAGGCTGCTGCCAGCGCCGAGGTACGCGCGCTGATCCGGGCCGCCCGCCCCCTGTTCGAGGCCAGCCATGGACGCTTCGACCCCAGCATCGGCGGGCTGATCGCCCTGTGGGGCTTTCATCGGGACGCCGGCGACACGCCGATCACGCCACCCGCCGAGTCCGTGCTGGACGCCTGGCTGGCCGATGCGCCCTCGCTCGACGACGTGCGGATCGACGATGAACGCGTGATCACCACCAACCCGAGGGTCCAGTTCGACTTCAACGCCCTGGCCGAGGGCTTCGCCGCCGAACAGGTGCTCGATGCCCTCAAAACCGCCGGGATCACCGATTGCCTGCTCGACTCCGGCGGCGATCTCTACACCCTGGGCCAGGCCGGCCGGCGGGACTGGCAGCTGGGCATTCGTGACCCCAGGGGCGATCCGCGCGGCCGTGAGACACTCGGCGGCGTGCGCGTGTCGGGGCCACATGCCCTGTGCAGTTCGGGCAGCTACGAGCGTCGCCTGCGCTATCGGGGCAAGCGCTTCGGCCACATCATCGATCCGCTGACCGCCCGTCCAACGCGCCACAACAGCGGCACCACGGTGCTGGGCCGCGACCCCGTAATCGCCGATGGGGCCGCCACCGCGCTGATGCTGCTCTCACCCGCGGAGGCCGAGCAATTTGCCCGGCATCTGGGGCTCGACGGCATCCTGCTGGTAACCGAGAATGGCAGGCCGTGGCGTGATGCCGGCATGCAGTCGGCCATGTCGACCACGCCCGCGGGGCGCGCGATCGACTGGCACACGCCCTAA
- the gshB gene encoding glutathione synthase, whose amino-acid sequence MRIAVVMDPIERIKPWKDTSFAFLLSAQTRDWDCWYIEPDWLFFADGMPQAQAVPITVVDRDTDFYTLGERAVHALTDFDIILQRQDPPIDLDYHYITGLLSLAEQAGVVVANRPDAVRAANEKLLAQHFPALCPPTLVSRSIDQFKAFIAQQGEIVVKPLDAMGGSSIFKIHADDENTQVILEVMTRDQTELVMAQRYLPEIRTGDRRVLLIDGEPVDHALLRVPGEKSFRANLAAGGRGEVVPLRERDREIAATVGPWLAERGYWFVGLDVIGDWLTEVNVTSPTCAREISAATGQDVTGRMLDRLANRIGR is encoded by the coding sequence ATGCGCATCGCCGTCGTCATGGATCCGATCGAACGGATCAAGCCCTGGAAGGACACCTCGTTCGCCTTCCTCCTGAGCGCCCAGACCCGCGACTGGGACTGCTGGTACATCGAGCCGGACTGGCTGTTCTTCGCCGACGGCATGCCACAAGCGCAGGCCGTCCCAATCACGGTGGTCGATCGCGACACGGATTTCTACACGCTGGGCGAGCGCGCCGTCCATGCGTTGACCGACTTCGACATCATCCTGCAACGCCAGGACCCGCCGATCGACCTGGACTACCACTACATCACCGGCCTGCTGTCACTGGCCGAACAGGCTGGCGTCGTGGTCGCCAACCGTCCGGACGCCGTCCGGGCGGCCAACGAAAAACTGCTCGCGCAGCATTTCCCCGCCCTTTGCCCGCCAACCCTGGTCAGCCGCTCGATCGACCAGTTCAAGGCCTTTATCGCCCAGCAGGGCGAGATCGTGGTCAAGCCGCTCGATGCCATGGGCGGCAGTTCGATATTCAAGATCCACGCGGACGACGAGAACACCCAGGTGATCCTCGAGGTGATGACCCGCGATCAGACCGAGCTGGTGATGGCGCAGCGCTACCTGCCCGAGATACGCACCGGCGACCGCCGCGTGCTGCTGATCGACGGCGAGCCGGTCGACCATGCCCTGCTGCGGGTGCCGGGCGAGAAGAGCTTCCGCGCCAATCTGGCCGCCGGCGGCCGCGGCGAGGTGGTGCCGCTACGCGAACGCGACCGCGAGATCGCCGCGACCGTCGGCCCGTGGCTGGCCGAACGCGGCTACTGGTTCGTCGGCCTGGACGTGATCGGCGACTGGCTGACCGAGGTCAACGTCACCAGCCCCACCTGCGCCCGCGAGATCAGCGCGGCCACCGGGCAGGACGTGACCGGACGGATGCTCGACCGGCTCGCCAACCGAATCGGACGATGA
- the gshA gene encoding glutamate--cysteine ligase, protein MTNNHSALQLDTQDSTPELEASYCGPLLMIESHIIENRRQIETWFREQWRKTPAPFYASVDLRNAGYKLGPVDTNLFPAGFNNLNHSFDPLVVQAIQSAVEHACPDARGMLIIPERHTRNQFYLESLATMAELFELAGFETRIGSLDALDEPAHFDLPSGRTLTQHPIHREGRRIEVDGFSPCTIVLNNDLSGGREEILEDIEQTVVPPTALGWWHRSKFNHFSHYQALANELAGLIDLDPWHLAPMILDCGQIDFMKREGESCLQEKVSEMLAAIQKKYDELEIKEKPFVVIKADAGTYGMGVMMAQSTDDVTGLNRKQRTRMAASKDGRNINRVLIQEGIYSFERLGSSGHVAEPVLYMIDRHVVGGFYRVHTKKGQSENLNSPGAEFVPLPFTQSCVTPAPDASPDSDQNRLYCYGVVARLALLAAAREQGDLIGGASDGPGNGPGNGPAAD, encoded by the coding sequence ATGACAAACAACCATTCCGCCCTGCAACTGGACACCCAGGACTCGACCCCCGAACTCGAAGCGAGCTACTGCGGCCCGCTGCTGATGATCGAATCGCACATCATCGAGAACCGCCGTCAGATCGAGACCTGGTTCCGCGAGCAGTGGCGCAAGACGCCGGCCCCGTTCTACGCCTCGGTCGACCTGCGCAACGCCGGATACAAGCTCGGCCCGGTCGACACCAACCTGTTCCCGGCCGGCTTCAACAACCTCAACCACAGCTTCGACCCGCTGGTGGTGCAGGCGATCCAGTCGGCGGTTGAGCACGCCTGCCCCGACGCGCGCGGCATGCTGATCATCCCGGAACGCCACACGCGCAACCAGTTCTACCTCGAATCGCTGGCCACCATGGCCGAGCTGTTCGAGCTGGCCGGCTTCGAGACGCGCATCGGCTCGCTTGATGCGCTGGACGAGCCGGCACACTTCGATCTGCCCTCCGGCCGCACCTTGACCCAGCACCCGATCCACCGCGAAGGTCGCCGGATCGAGGTGGACGGCTTCTCGCCCTGCACCATCGTGCTCAACAACGACCTGTCCGGTGGGCGCGAAGAGATTCTCGAGGACATCGAACAGACCGTGGTCCCCCCCACGGCGCTCGGTTGGTGGCACCGCTCCAAGTTCAACCATTTCAGTCATTACCAGGCACTGGCCAATGAACTGGCCGGCCTGATCGATCTGGATCCGTGGCACCTCGCGCCGATGATCCTCGACTGCGGCCAGATCGACTTCATGAAGCGCGAGGGCGAGAGCTGCCTGCAGGAAAAGGTCAGCGAGATGCTCGCCGCCATCCAGAAGAAGTACGACGAACTCGAGATCAAGGAAAAACCCTTCGTCGTGATCAAGGCGGATGCAGGCACCTACGGCATGGGTGTGATGATGGCCCAGTCGACGGACGACGTGACCGGGCTCAACCGCAAGCAGCGCACGCGCATGGCGGCCTCCAAGGACGGCCGCAACATCAACCGCGTCCTGATCCAGGAGGGCATCTACAGCTTCGAGCGGCTGGGTTCGAGCGGACACGTCGCCGAGCCGGTGCTCTACATGATCGACCGCCACGTGGTCGGCGGCTTCTATCGGGTCCACACCAAGAAGGGACAGAGCGAGAACCTCAACTCCCCCGGCGCGGAATTCGTGCCGCTGCCCTTCACCCAGTCCTGCGTCACGCCGGCCCCGGATGCCTCGCCCGACAGCGACCAGAACCGGCTGTACTGCTACGGCGTGGTCGCCCGGCTGGCGCTGCTCGCCGCCGCGCGCGAGCAGGGCGATCTGATCGGCGGCGCGAGCGACGGCCCAGGCAACGGCCCGGGCAACGGCCCGGCCGCCGACTGA
- a CDS encoding response regulator, with translation MEATENHAGLDGLRVMVVDDSKTIRRTADSILSKAGCEVESAIDGFDALARIGAFDPDVVIIDILMPRLDGYQTTALIKNNDRFGETPIILLSSKDSIFDKARGRIVGASDYLTKPFNSDEILAAVERFAEGRPVADEGAMAD, from the coding sequence ATGGAAGCGACAGAGAATCACGCCGGCCTCGACGGCTTGAGGGTCATGGTGGTCGACGATAGCAAGACCATCCGACGGACAGCAGACAGCATCCTCAGCAAGGCGGGCTGCGAAGTGGAAAGCGCGATCGACGGATTCGACGCCCTGGCCCGCATCGGCGCGTTCGATCCGGACGTGGTCATCATCGACATCCTCATGCCGCGTCTCGACGGCTACCAGACCACGGCGCTGATCAAGAACAACGATCGCTTCGGCGAGACGCCCATCATCCTGCTGTCCAGCAAGGACAGCATCTTCGACAAGGCGCGTGGCCGCATTGTCGGTGCCTCCGATTATCTCACCAAGCCCTTCAATAGCGACGAGATTCTCGCCGCGGTCGAGCGTTTCGCGGAAGGTCGCCCCGTGGCCGACGAAGGCGCGATGGCGGACTGA
- a CDS encoding response regulator encodes MAHIVVIDDSPTEVYVLQQILERHGHQVSVANSGEEGTELVRQVRPDAVLMDVVMPGMNGFQATRTLNKDSETSAIPVIIVTTKDQQTDRIWGMRQGAKEYLVKPVKEADLIAVLKSVLG; translated from the coding sequence GTGGCTCACATCGTTGTCATTGATGACTCGCCGACCGAGGTGTACGTGCTCCAGCAGATTCTCGAGCGTCACGGACACCAGGTTTCCGTCGCCAACAGTGGCGAAGAGGGCACCGAACTGGTGCGCCAGGTTCGCCCCGACGCGGTGCTCATGGACGTGGTGATGCCGGGCATGAACGGCTTTCAAGCCACCCGCACCCTCAACAAGGACAGCGAGACGAGCGCGATCCCGGTGATTATCGTCACCACCAAGGACCAGCAGACCGATCGCATCTGGGGCATGCGCCAGGGCGCCAAGGAGTACCTGGTCAAGCCGGTCAAGGAAGCCGACCTGATCGCCGTGCTCAAGAGCGTGCTCGGCTGA